In a single window of the Frondihabitans peucedani genome:
- a CDS encoding AI-2E family transporter gives MRIVNPYRLGLFGGLGVLTAVLIGTALGELSTILTYVGVAIFLALGLDPVVQWFEVRKVPRPLAITIVMVAVLLAFVGVVFAIVPTIVSQTTDLVNNLANYLQSVTAKQFVDNLQSLVPKSVFNVQTSLNTVVDFLTDPKNIVTIGGGVLAVGVAISNGVAGTIIVLILTLYFMASLKSMKRGLYQLVPLSSRAEFARLSDAISASVGRYVIGQVALALLNGILSFIVLSIAHAQLPAFFAFIAFIGALIPLVGTVSAAALIVLAQVALLPLSPATWIALAIYYLVYMQVEAYVLAPRVMRRAVKVPGVIVIIAALVGGTLLGVLGALIAVPVAAAVLLIVREVVIPRQNER, from the coding sequence GTCCTCACCGCCGTCCTGATCGGCACCGCCCTCGGCGAGCTGTCGACGATCCTGACCTACGTCGGCGTCGCGATCTTCCTGGCGCTCGGGCTCGATCCGGTCGTCCAGTGGTTCGAGGTCCGGAAGGTGCCCCGGCCGCTGGCGATCACCATCGTCATGGTCGCGGTGCTCCTGGCCTTCGTCGGCGTGGTCTTCGCGATCGTCCCGACCATCGTCAGCCAGACCACCGACCTCGTGAACAACCTGGCGAACTACCTGCAGAGCGTCACGGCCAAGCAGTTCGTCGACAACCTGCAGTCGCTCGTGCCGAAGAGCGTCTTCAACGTGCAGACGAGCCTCAACACCGTGGTCGACTTCCTCACCGACCCGAAGAACATCGTCACGATCGGCGGTGGCGTGCTGGCCGTCGGCGTCGCGATCTCCAACGGCGTCGCCGGGACGATCATCGTCCTGATCCTGACGCTGTACTTCATGGCGTCCCTCAAGAGCATGAAGCGCGGCCTCTACCAGCTCGTCCCGCTGTCGAGCCGCGCCGAGTTCGCCCGGCTCTCCGACGCGATCAGCGCCTCCGTCGGCCGCTACGTGATCGGGCAGGTGGCGCTCGCGCTGCTGAACGGCATCCTGAGCTTCATCGTGCTGTCGATCGCACACGCGCAGCTTCCCGCCTTCTTCGCGTTCATCGCGTTCATCGGGGCGCTCATCCCGCTTGTCGGAACCGTCAGTGCCGCAGCTCTCATCGTCCTGGCCCAGGTGGCTCTGCTGCCCCTGTCGCCCGCGACCTGGATCGCACTGGCGATCTACTACCTCGTCTACATGCAGGTCGAGGCGTACGTGCTCGCCCCGCGCGTGATGCGTCGCGCAGTCAAGGTCCCGGGTGTCATCGTCATCATCGCCGCGCTCGTCGGCGGGACCCTGCTCGGAGTCCTGGGCGCCCTGATCGCCGTCCCGGTCGCCGCCGCGGTCCTGCTCATCGTGCGCGAGGTCGTGATCCCCAGGCAGAACGAGCGCTGA
- a CDS encoding alpha/beta hydrolase, whose amino-acid sequence MEIRGGVELPATRTDIELHTSDGLTLVGELAVPEERDPVATLLTLHPLPTAGGFMDSHIIRKAAARLPALADLAVLRFNFRSASSPRGRSEGEFGDGVTEAADLAAAVRFTTERALPKPWLVGWSFGTEVALKHGLEHDVAGLILLSPPLRRTSQAELARWRGSGRRIVALIPEFDDFLRPAEAREQFSAVPEVELVEVAGGKHLWVGEAQTRRVLDEIVRVVSPDARPLPEVWQP is encoded by the coding sequence ATCGAGATCCGCGGCGGCGTCGAGCTGCCCGCGACCCGGACCGACATCGAGCTGCACACGAGCGACGGGCTGACTCTCGTCGGCGAGCTCGCGGTGCCTGAGGAGCGCGATCCGGTGGCCACGCTCCTGACGCTGCACCCGCTTCCGACCGCGGGCGGCTTCATGGACAGCCACATCATCCGCAAGGCGGCGGCCCGGCTCCCGGCGCTGGCCGATCTCGCGGTCCTGCGCTTCAACTTCCGGAGCGCCTCGTCGCCGCGGGGGCGTTCCGAGGGCGAGTTCGGCGACGGAGTCACCGAGGCGGCCGACCTCGCTGCAGCCGTGCGCTTCACGACCGAGCGCGCCCTCCCGAAGCCGTGGCTGGTGGGGTGGTCGTTCGGCACGGAGGTCGCGCTGAAGCACGGACTCGAGCACGACGTAGCCGGGCTCATCCTGCTGTCGCCGCCACTGCGTCGCACGAGCCAGGCGGAGCTCGCGCGCTGGCGGGGATCCGGCAGACGGATCGTCGCCCTCATACCGGAGTTCGACGACTTCCTGCGGCCGGCCGAGGCCCGCGAGCAGTTCAGCGCGGTGCCCGAGGTGGAGCTCGTCGAGGTGGCCGGCGGCAAGCACCTGTGGGTGGGGGAGGCGCAGACAAGGCGCGTGCTCGACGAGATCGTCCGGGTCGTGAGCCCCGACGCTCGCCCGCTGCCCGAGGTCTGGCAGCCGTAG
- a CDS encoding lytic transglycosylase domain-containing protein, which yields MLPLVGFAATFAFVSGSLVNPLSGAYASTAAPTDVTAVATGYTVQGQTYTASAGTAVSTTRDAYTVHYTPPVVKKPKPVAAVQATTTATAQSSSATTTTTTVAPVAAAASPGSAQAVGAQLVAARGWGTDQYNCLVSLWNKESGWNVYAANPSGAYGIPQALPGSKMASVGADWQTSASTQITWGLNYIQGRYGTPCGAWAHSVANNWY from the coding sequence GTGCTTCCGCTCGTCGGATTCGCCGCCACCTTCGCCTTCGTCTCCGGCTCGCTGGTGAACCCACTCTCCGGTGCCTACGCATCGACTGCGGCGCCGACCGACGTCACGGCTGTGGCGACCGGCTACACGGTCCAGGGTCAGACGTACACGGCCAGCGCCGGTACCGCCGTCTCCACGACTCGCGACGCCTACACGGTCCACTACACCCCGCCCGTCGTCAAGAAGCCGAAGCCTGTCGCCGCCGTGCAGGCCACGACGACCGCGACTGCCCAGTCGAGCAGCGCCACGACCACGACGACCACGGTCGCCCCTGTCGCGGCCGCCGCTTCGCCGGGCAGCGCACAGGCAGTCGGCGCGCAGCTCGTGGCCGCGCGCGGCTGGGGCACCGACCAGTACAACTGCCTCGTCTCGCTCTGGAACAAGGAGTCGGGCTGGAACGTCTACGCGGCCAACCCGTCGGGTGCCTACGGCATCCCGCAGGCTCTGCCCGGCAGCAAGATGGCCTCCGTCGGCGCCGACTGGCAGACGAGCGCCTCCACGCAGATCACCTGGGGTCTCAACTACATCCAGGGCCGCTACGGCACCCCCTGCGGCGCCTGGGCCCACTCGGTCGCCAACAACTGGTACTAG